The sequence below is a genomic window from Coffea arabica cultivar ET-39 chromosome 8e, Coffea Arabica ET-39 HiFi, whole genome shotgun sequence.
TGATCCAAATTTGATTTGTGAAAAATATAGAATTTTCCTGCCAAAAATCCTTTAAGTGATTGTGAAGTGATTATTAATAACTTGGGAACCTTTTTCAACTGATTATGAACTGCAAAAAGTTGATACTTGAGCAAATAGATTAATCCATTTATTATTCATATTTCTCTTTTGAGACACTCCATTTAATCTATAAAGAgattaaaattttgattaaCTTATTTAAGAAATGATTAACTTTTTATGCATTGATAGTGTAGTGATTTTTTTAAATAGCAAATTTGAATGTATACCATATTAcatgatttaaatttcaaatttggatTTATGCTACGTGACATAATTTATACCAACTAGTGTTTAAAAAATTATGTACTAataatgtataaaaaattatctttaacaaaTCCAAAGTTTATCAAATGTGTTCTTTGATTTGAGTTCGTTAATTACAgttatttatttgcacaatcaaaattaaaaaaaaaaaagaaaagaagagaaagaaaaagtaaaaaaaaccaacaaaagaaaagaaaaaggattaaaaaaattattaattgggataatttcagaaacctcccttgaggtttttagcAATTTTGCTAAGCTCCTCtgaggtttgaaaaattacacatacctcccttgtcatttaaaatgacaatactacccttaaatattttaatgaaattcccttATTTGATATGCTTATAGTTAGAATgactttaaaattatttttcattatttttccttcttattccttttttttaattctttgccaataaaattgtaaaattaccaTTATTATCTCTAGTTTCTATTGTAACAAAATGTCGAactaatgatttttttaataAGTTAACTTTATACGTAATTCGATATTTTTGctaatctttgttttctattttttggtattaaaattaacaataaatcaaaaagaaattgTCCAAAATCACTACTAAAGTATGATAATTCTAGggaaatttgtcaaattggtccctaacatttatcaaaaacacttttttagtccctatcatataaaatcagccaaaattATCCCTCACACTTAAATTGTGATCCAATTTAGTCCTAATGCTCgtttttgctcatttctccgACTTAAAATAGCACGCCTCTCTCACGTGATTatatttttaggggcaaaacCGGAAAACACATTTCATTACCGGTTGAAAGTAAAAGGATAGGGGACCACTTGACTTTGTCAGTAGGCAAAGCATCTCCAGCTGCAACACCACCTTCCCGGACACctaccaccacctcctcctcctcccccttgactaattgttgttgttgttgttgttccaGTTCAGCAACAGCCGAAAACGGAGAAGGAAGAGGAGCAGCAGCAGCTTGTGATCCTGTTAACCTGGCCAATACAACAAAAGACATCCCTCCAAGAACATTGTTTAAGCACCTCAAAACGACGACGGagcttttgaaaagaaaagagggaaggcCCTTGGCAAGCAGAAACTCGATGCCGTTGAGGACTTGGTATCTGAAGTTGCTGCTGACACCCATGTGGACGGCCCAAGTGAAAGCGTTCAAAGGCGTCGGAGGAGGCTTGTTGGGGGTCTGGAAATTGGGATCCATCTTCTTCCTCATCTTGATCAGGGCATTGGAGATGACAGTTCCCACGAGTCCGGCAGTGAAGCCCGCAGCTGCAAAGAGGGTGCCTTTGTACACAAAAGGCCCCATCCGACTGAATACGCCGTAAGCCCCCGACTTGAACATGTGGCTGGGAGGACAGGCGGCGAAAATGGAGGGGAGGCGGCCAGAAGAAGAAGCGTCCCCAGCCCCTGCGGTGCGTGCCAGGAGATACATGAGTAGGAAATTGAGAATGGAGCCGACGACAAGGGTGGAGAAAACGAAATCCAGTTCATTAAGGCCGAAATTAGGATGAGATGCCATGTCCCCAAGCACGCCGGCTGTCACACTCTACAACTTTGTCTTCGTCATCATTATCACTAACATTTCCAAGTTATGATTGTTAATTAAGGGATgcaatttagggtttcttgaaactgtAATTTGAGGGGGAAAGGTGAAAAGGGAGTGGTGGTCCCCTATCCTTTTACTTTCAATTCTGGAAATGTGTTTTCAGGTTTTGCCCTAAAAATATGGTCACGTGGGAGAGGCGTGCTATTGTTAGCCGGAGAAATTAGCAAAAACGAGCATTAGGACCAAATTGGATCACAATTTAAATGTGAGGGATaattttggctgattttatatgttagggactaaaaaaatatttttggtaaatattagggaccaatttggcaaatttcccaTAATTCTACtactcaaaaaattcataaattctgaatcaattatttcaatattttattttctatcttataaatttaaatccataataaaataccatcaaaagtatcctatcatagtgacaaaattattattattatagttgtttatcaaatagtaggtaTAGACATGAAAATTTCGGCaccttttccttataattacattagataatctta
It includes:
- the LOC113703813 gene encoding protein RETICULATA-RELATED 3, chloroplastic-like; this translates as MDADYWQSVTAGVLGDMASHPNFGLNELDFVFSTLVVGSILNFLLMYLLARTAGAGDASSSGRLPSIFAACPPSHMFKSGAYGVFSRMGPFVYKGTLFAAAGFTAGLVGTVISNALIKMRKKMDPNFQTPNKPPPTPLNAFTWAVHMGVSSNFRYQVLNGIEFLLAKGLPSFLFKSSVVVLRCLNNVLGGMSFVVLARLTGSQAAAAPLPSPFSAVAELEQQQQQQLRHVNIPSSNTSTTSAAKLCKH